One genomic window of Sporosarcina ureae includes the following:
- a CDS encoding spore germination protein, translated as MGFFKKKGNSKVQSTPPSQTKETSSTNSTNDLKTSLQDNIQFVKDSLGESTDIVIREIRIGRGGSVKAGIFYTDGLSDTPSLQNFIMETLMLDIKSTGLEKKLTPEQNLLTALKDFAMTVGEIKDLTNFDDLFTSLLSGDAILLIDGYAEGLVIGNKHWVERGITEPASQTVVRGPREGFSENLRVNTALVRRKLKDPSLWMESKVIGTRTKTNVAIMYIHGVANDKIVDEVRLRLDRIDIDGILESGNIEGLIEDSTYSPFPTVFNTERPDTVAAALLEGRIAILVDGTPFVLIVPALFVQFFQSPEDYYVHTGIGSLIRLLRFFAYLIALLAPALFIAITTFHQTMLPPALLISLTAQREGVPFPAFIEALIMEVTFEILREAGVRMPRSIGSAMSIVGAFVIGTAAVEAGIISAAMVIVVSITAISSFVSPTYNFAISARILRFGFMVLAASFGLFGIAIGFVALILHLCSLRSFGMPYMSPLAPFNVSDQKDTLIVVPIWKMFTRPRLTNQTNKVRQQDPASAKPQPPKK; from the coding sequence ATGGGCTTTTTCAAAAAGAAAGGTAACTCTAAAGTACAATCCACTCCCCCTAGCCAAACGAAAGAAACCAGTTCAACAAACTCAACAAACGATTTAAAGACAAGTCTTCAAGACAATATACAATTCGTAAAGGATAGCCTGGGCGAGAGCACCGATATTGTCATTCGTGAAATACGAATTGGTAGAGGTGGATCGGTTAAAGCGGGTATTTTTTATACCGACGGGTTGTCTGATACGCCTTCATTACAAAATTTCATAATGGAAACCTTGATGCTAGATATAAAAAGTACCGGATTAGAGAAGAAGTTAACGCCTGAGCAAAATCTTTTAACTGCATTAAAAGATTTTGCCATGACGGTAGGAGAGATTAAAGATCTAACCAATTTTGATGATCTCTTCACTTCCCTTTTATCAGGGGATGCGATTCTTTTGATCGATGGCTATGCCGAAGGTCTGGTCATTGGTAATAAGCATTGGGTTGAGCGTGGAATAACAGAACCTGCGTCTCAGACAGTAGTTAGAGGACCGCGCGAAGGTTTTTCTGAAAATCTGCGTGTCAATACAGCTTTGGTTCGACGGAAACTGAAAGATCCGAGTCTTTGGATGGAGTCAAAAGTGATTGGAACACGGACGAAAACGAATGTTGCCATTATGTATATTCACGGGGTTGCTAATGACAAAATCGTCGATGAAGTCCGTTTGCGTTTGGATCGAATAGATATTGACGGGATTTTGGAAAGTGGTAATATCGAGGGGCTTATTGAAGATTCAACATACTCTCCTTTCCCTACCGTTTTTAATACCGAACGTCCGGACACAGTAGCTGCAGCACTTCTTGAAGGACGCATAGCCATTTTAGTAGATGGAACCCCTTTTGTACTAATTGTTCCCGCACTATTCGTCCAATTTTTCCAATCTCCTGAAGACTACTATGTGCATACCGGTATTGGAAGTCTAATTCGACTGTTACGCTTCTTTGCATACCTAATTGCTTTGCTTGCACCGGCGTTATTTATTGCGATTACCACTTTTCATCAAACGATGCTACCACCTGCACTCCTTATTAGCCTGACAGCCCAACGAGAAGGTGTGCCATTTCCGGCATTTATTGAAGCCCTCATAATGGAAGTCACTTTTGAAATATTAAGGGAAGCAGGCGTTAGGATGCCCCGCTCCATCGGTTCAGCCATGTCCATTGTAGGTGCGTTTGTGATTGGTACCGCAGCGGTCGAAGCCGGTATTATTTCAGCTGCAATGGTCATCGTCGTTTCCATAACCGCCATATCAAGTTTTGTTTCACCTACTTACAACTTTGCCATATCTGCTAGGATACTACGCTTTGGATTTATGGTGCTAGCTGCTTCGTTTGGTTTATTCGGCATCGCCATTGGTTTCGTGGCTCTTATTCTCCACTTATGCAGCTTACGTTCATTTGGTATGCCTTATATGTCACCTTTAGCTCCATTTAATGTTTCCGATCAAAAAGATACGTTAATTGTGGTGCCAATATGGAAAATGTTTACTCGCCCTCGCCTAACCAATCAAACAAATAAGGTGAGACAACAAGATCCAGCCTCTGCAAAACCACAGCCGCCCAAAAAATGA
- a CDS encoding CaiB/BaiF CoA transferase family protein produces the protein MKQALNGIKVLDLSRTLAGPYCSMLLGDMGADIIKVEQPGKGDESRYFTPPTWNGESCYFLSTNRNKRSITIDLKSPEGKEIIYKLVEEADVLLENFRTGALDQLGFGYEEIKRINPRLVYCSISGFGRTGPEKSKAGYDLLLQGFGGLMSITGDADRPPAKAGMAIVDLTTGMFAAYGILTALLARGQTDKGQFIDVSLLDGQISLLNHMATGFFATGKLAGRMGSSHPSIVPYQSFKTKDQDIILAVGNDGQWAKCCDSLGWTDLYNNHKYKTNSDRVDNRNDLIPIISERLSKLTNEEIIKKLEAVGVPCGPIHTLDQVLEHPQVKAREMVLDVEHPIVNNLKIPGFPVKLSDTPATLTRYPPLLGEHTEEVMAELGYTTDEIKGLKERLVIGGFSKPNI, from the coding sequence ATGAAACAAGCACTGAATGGAATTAAAGTTCTTGATTTATCCAGAACATTGGCGGGGCCATATTGTAGTATGTTGCTTGGAGACATGGGTGCAGATATCATAAAAGTGGAACAACCAGGAAAGGGAGATGAATCAAGATATTTTACGCCCCCAACATGGAATGGGGAAAGTTGTTACTTTCTATCTACAAATCGTAACAAAAGAAGTATTACAATTGATTTGAAATCGCCCGAAGGCAAAGAGATTATTTATAAACTTGTAGAAGAAGCTGATGTTCTACTTGAGAATTTCCGTACGGGTGCCCTGGATCAGTTAGGATTTGGCTATGAAGAGATTAAAAGAATTAACCCCCGTCTAGTATACTGCTCAATATCAGGTTTTGGTCGTACGGGTCCAGAAAAAAGTAAAGCGGGGTATGATTTACTTCTGCAAGGTTTCGGTGGTTTAATGAGTATTACTGGAGATGCTGATCGGCCACCCGCTAAAGCTGGAATGGCGATTGTGGACTTGACGACAGGAATGTTCGCGGCTTATGGTATTTTGACTGCTCTTTTGGCTCGGGGCCAGACAGATAAAGGCCAGTTTATTGATGTAAGTTTGTTAGATGGTCAAATCTCACTTTTAAATCATATGGCAACTGGCTTTTTCGCCACAGGAAAACTAGCAGGACGTATGGGATCTAGTCATCCATCTATTGTTCCCTATCAATCTTTTAAAACCAAGGATCAAGATATTATTTTAGCTGTTGGGAATGACGGTCAATGGGCGAAATGTTGTGATTCTTTGGGGTGGACAGATCTATATAATAATCACAAATATAAAACAAATAGCGATAGAGTAGATAATAGAAACGATTTGATTCCAATTATCAGTGAAAGGTTATCAAAATTAACGAACGAGGAGATAATTAAGAAACTAGAAGCAGTGGGAGTTCCATGTGGACCAATCCATACTTTAGATCAAGTCCTTGAACATCCCCAGGTTAAAGCAAGAGAAATGGTATTGGATGTTGAGCATCCTATAGTAAATAATTTAAAAATACCAGGATTTCCTGTTAAGCTTTCAGACACTCCTGCAACTTTAACAAGGTATCCCCCGTTGTTAGGTGAGCATACAGAAGAAGTAATGGCGGAATTGGGGTATACTACTGATGAGATTAAAGGATTAAAAGAACGCCTAGTAATAGGTGGTTTTTCTAAACCAAATATTTAA
- a CDS encoding GerAB/ArcD/ProY family transporter has translation MMQNVKINPYQFLVLVIFFTIGTGILIVPSVLATEAKQDAWIAAIIGMGIGLLVIWLFTTIALWFPHLTYIQINEKIFGKWIGKAVSVLFVSMAALYTASLLYYSSTFITTNMMPNTPPLALNILMMGIVVMGVRLGLETIARSAEIFIVVFFILFLILVVFISPEIKFENLQPIFETGTKTLVQSSIYFVTSSSLNAIVLLMIFPSLINKMKQAKKSFLIGNLIGGIFIFIFTFLSISVVGADDTARQIYPGYELAKRINVGDFLQRIEELMGFLWFIALYFKTILYFYASVLGIAQILNLQDYRPLTLPLGMIAVILSLVIYPNVVYQKEIEQSTEIFISIFIGLFLPLLLVIVYAFRRNKLKKNPDPESP, from the coding sequence ATGATGCAAAATGTTAAAATTAATCCATACCAATTCCTAGTTTTGGTTATTTTCTTTACGATTGGTACAGGCATCTTAATTGTTCCGTCAGTATTAGCTACCGAAGCGAAACAAGACGCGTGGATTGCCGCTATAATTGGTATGGGAATCGGCTTATTGGTCATTTGGCTATTCACGACTATAGCTCTTTGGTTCCCTCATCTCACTTATATCCAAATCAACGAAAAGATATTTGGTAAGTGGATAGGGAAAGCTGTTTCCGTATTATTTGTATCCATGGCAGCACTTTACACGGCTAGTCTTTTGTATTATTCCTCGACATTTATCACGACCAATATGATGCCTAACACTCCTCCACTAGCTCTTAATATTCTGATGATGGGAATTGTCGTGATGGGCGTCCGGCTTGGATTGGAAACGATCGCTCGGTCTGCAGAAATTTTTATTGTCGTATTCTTTATACTTTTTCTCATTTTAGTGGTGTTTATTTCACCTGAAATAAAATTTGAAAATTTACAGCCCATTTTTGAGACAGGAACAAAAACGCTTGTTCAATCCAGTATCTATTTTGTTACCTCTTCTTCTCTCAACGCAATTGTGTTATTAATGATCTTCCCGTCCCTGATCAATAAAATGAAACAGGCTAAAAAATCCTTTTTAATTGGAAACTTAATAGGCGGAATCTTCATCTTCATTTTTACATTCTTAAGCATTTCGGTAGTAGGTGCCGATGATACAGCAAGACAGATTTATCCAGGCTATGAATTGGCTAAACGAATAAATGTTGGTGATTTTTTACAGCGCATTGAAGAATTAATGGGTTTCCTTTGGTTTATCGCGCTCTATTTTAAGACGATTCTTTATTTTTATGCTTCCGTTTTGGGGATCGCCCAAATTTTAAACTTACAAGACTACCGCCCTTTAACGCTACCGTTAGGCATGATTGCCGTAATACTTTCTCTCGTGATCTATCCGAACGTCGTCTACCAAAAAGAAATTGAACAATCGACTGAAATATTCATTTCCATATTTATTGGACTTTTCTTGCCACTTTTACTAGTTATCGTATATGCTTTTCGAAGAAATAAGTTAAAAAAGAATCCTGATCCTGAAAGCCCTTAA
- a CDS encoding helix-turn-helix domain-containing protein, whose amino-acid sequence MAQRENTIQDRKDKHLSPFERGQIEALHKERHSNREIDRRIGRVHQTIANELERVTTTQLQTGRTPYTAYFAETGQAIYERNRLQCARKVSCLS is encoded by the coding sequence GTGGCACAACGTGAGAATACTATACAAGACCGTAAAGATAAACACTTGTCACCTTTTGAACGCGGTCAAATCGAGGCGCTTCACAAGGAAAGACATTCCAACCGAGAGATCGATAGACGCATAGGACGCGTTCATCAAACCATTGCTAATGAATTAGAGCGTGTAACCACGACTCAACTTCAAACTGGACGCACACCCTATACAGCCTATTTCGCTGAAACGGGACAGGCTATATATGAACGTAATCGACTCCAATGCGCGCGAAAAGTAAGTTGCTTGTCGTGA
- a CDS encoding replicative DNA helicase translates to MNSELMEKSLLGTMMEENYLVLDSGIQTAFFETQLHKNIYLTMKELANNGRPIDFITLLTTREPAELGGANYVSELRRFANPARFDEYLEMVITKWKKREMERILQQAQVEQWELNDVFKELEKLDTDYTSDDSLLLDEILVAQYERPFIEGPEMTGISTGLQPMDYLLNGFQDSEFIVIAARPSMGKTDTLNHLALTAGLNDHLSIVFSLEMSRKTMTDRLISTAGGYSRLKMRDPYKHFDNTQKNTWMTALEHLQSAKIRIDDRSGIKVSQIKATARRVIKAQPDKRPIIFVDYLQIIQPEERVNNQNQAIGQISADLKAMAKEFNCPVVVLSQLSRAVEQRQDKQPMMSDLRDSGNIEQDADVVCFLYRDDYYNQESELNNLLEITVAKHRNGPVGGCTVYYNKDNGRLASMS, encoded by the coding sequence ATGAATAGTGAACTAATGGAAAAAAGTCTTCTCGGTACGATGATGGAGGAAAATTATTTGGTTTTGGACAGTGGGATTCAGACAGCATTCTTTGAGACACAGCTGCACAAAAATATTTATCTTACCATGAAGGAATTAGCTAACAACGGACGCCCAATCGACTTCATCACCTTGCTGACGACACGGGAACCGGCAGAACTTGGTGGGGCCAATTACGTATCGGAATTACGTCGCTTTGCCAACCCCGCGCGCTTTGACGAGTATTTGGAAATGGTTATTACAAAGTGGAAAAAACGCGAGATGGAGAGAATCTTACAGCAAGCACAGGTCGAACAGTGGGAACTTAATGATGTTTTTAAAGAGTTAGAAAAACTGGATACCGATTACACGTCAGATGATTCGCTGTTACTCGACGAGATCCTGGTGGCACAGTACGAACGCCCATTCATCGAAGGACCGGAGATGACAGGAATTAGCACAGGCTTACAGCCGATGGATTATCTGCTGAACGGATTCCAAGACAGTGAATTCATTGTCATCGCTGCAAGACCTTCTATGGGGAAGACGGATACACTCAATCATCTCGCGCTGACTGCCGGATTAAACGATCATTTATCGATCGTCTTTTCACTCGAAATGAGCCGTAAAACGATGACCGACCGTCTGATATCGACAGCGGGTGGATATAGTCGATTAAAGATGCGCGATCCATATAAACATTTTGATAACACACAAAAGAATACATGGATGACAGCACTCGAGCATCTGCAAAGCGCTAAAATCCGTATCGACGACAGAAGTGGAATAAAAGTGAGTCAAATAAAAGCCACTGCCCGCAGAGTCATTAAAGCACAACCGGACAAGCGACCGATTATTTTCGTTGATTACTTGCAGATCATCCAACCAGAAGAAAGAGTGAATAACCAAAACCAAGCAATTGGCCAAATTAGCGCAGATTTAAAAGCGATGGCAAAAGAATTTAACTGCCCTGTTGTCGTCCTGTCTCAGCTTTCCAGAGCAGTCGAACAACGCCAGGACAAGCAACCGATGATGAGCGATCTACGAGACTCCGGCAACATAGAACAAGACGCCGACGTTGTGTGCTTCCTCTACAGAGATGATTACTACAATCAAGAATCGGAACTCAATAACCTTCTCGAAATCACGGTTGCCAAGCACCGTAACGGTCCAGTCGGTGGCTGCACTGTTTACTACAACAAAGACAATGGCCGACTCGCTTCAATGTCCTGA
- a CDS encoding DUF4181 domain-containing protein has protein sequence MFWLKLGLILVFVFALISLVKFLLRRLLKIEKVKKKFFSYNHINESHRKIDKFLRIFSTISLITLYSMLLFYREELLYLFFFAMVGFAILDYLIRAFFEWKYTHDPKQSILTVTEMLIIVATIIIVVQFNLLGPY, from the coding sequence GTGTTCTGGTTAAAACTCGGGTTGATTCTGGTATTTGTTTTTGCTCTTATTTCACTAGTTAAGTTTCTTCTAAGGAGGCTACTTAAAATTGAAAAAGTAAAGAAAAAGTTTTTTTCGTATAATCATATAAATGAATCGCATCGAAAAATCGATAAATTTTTGCGGATTTTTTCTACGATTAGCCTAATCACTTTATATTCTATGCTGTTGTTTTATAGGGAGGAGTTACTTTACTTGTTTTTCTTCGCAATGGTGGGTTTTGCGATCCTGGATTATTTGATAAGAGCCTTTTTCGAGTGGAAGTACACACACGATCCAAAACAATCTATTTTGACTGTAACGGAAATGCTTATAATAGTAGCGACCATTATCATCGTGGTTCAATTTAACTTACTTGGTCCCTATTGA
- a CDS encoding ABC transporter permease, with protein sequence MFKLYLTALKGLSVKETNRYLRIWVQTLVPPVITTSLYFIIFGNLIGKRIGEMDGFSYMEFIVPGLIMMSVITSSYSNVSSSFFSQKFQKNIEELLVAPVPTHIIIWGFVIGGIGRSVLVGILVTIISLFFVPLQVHSWSIVILTFLMTAILFSLAGLLNGIFAKSFDDVSIVPTFILQPLTYLGGVFFAISMLPPFWQVISQFNPIVYMISGFRFGILGVIDVPIIFSIVISITFIVVLYVINWYLIEKGRGLRS encoded by the coding sequence ATGTTTAAATTATATTTAACAGCATTAAAAGGTTTATCGGTCAAAGAAACGAACCGCTATTTAAGAATCTGGGTCCAAACATTGGTCCCGCCAGTCATCACAACTTCTTTGTACTTTATCATTTTTGGGAATTTGATTGGTAAACGGATTGGCGAAATGGACGGATTCTCTTACATGGAATTTATTGTCCCAGGATTGATCATGATGTCAGTCATCACTAGTTCCTACTCAAATGTTTCGTCATCATTTTTCTCGCAAAAGTTTCAAAAGAACATTGAAGAACTATTAGTTGCCCCTGTACCGACTCATATTATTATTTGGGGCTTTGTCATTGGAGGAATAGGAAGAAGTGTTCTCGTAGGGATACTAGTCACGATAATCTCTCTGTTTTTCGTGCCGTTGCAAGTGCACTCGTGGAGCATTGTCATCTTGACGTTTTTGATGACGGCTATTTTGTTCTCGTTGGCGGGCCTGTTGAACGGTATTTTTGCCAAGTCATTTGACGATGTGTCTATTGTGCCTACGTTTATTCTTCAGCCGTTGACTTATTTAGGTGGCGTATTTTTTGCCATCTCGATGTTGCCTCCATTTTGGCAAGTAATTTCACAGTTCAACCCGATCGTTTACATGATTTCCGGATTCCGGTTCGGGATTCTCGGTGTGATCGATGTACCCATTATATTTTCCATTGTCATTTCGATTACGTTTATCGTAGTGCTTTACGTAATCAATTGGTATTTGATTGAAAAAGGCCGTGGACTGAGAAGTTAA
- a CDS encoding Ger(x)C family spore germination protein, which yields MKKCIVTLLILPLFLSGCWDKRELNELSITMAIGIDKIENEYVVSAQVVVPSEVSMKASTGRSAVTLYKATGDTVYEAFRKMTKNTPRKIYPGHLQILVLSEDLAKEGIAESLDLLSRDWELRSDFYVVIAKHLTASEVLNVTTPIESIPANKMFNALKISEKNWAGTEGIILDELVTNLISDGKEAVLTGIQVIGDEEIGKSKQNVESITPAARIQYDDLAVFKADKLVGWLTEEESRGYSDITNSVKNTVTSIPCPKEGKITIDILKYHSKIKGAINKGEPEVNIQIEAEGNIGEVLCSIDLLKPETIHELEKIYKKEVKEIILRTIETVQNEYKSDIFGFGEAIHRSNPKEWNKMKEQWDEKFTDLPVNVQIDMNIRRTGTINNSFLDKIKD from the coding sequence ATGAAAAAGTGCATAGTTACACTCCTGATTCTCCCCCTCTTCTTGTCGGGGTGCTGGGACAAGAGGGAATTAAATGAGCTGAGTATTACAATGGCAATAGGAATAGATAAAATTGAAAATGAATACGTAGTAAGTGCACAAGTCGTCGTGCCTTCGGAAGTATCCATGAAGGCAAGTACAGGACGTTCAGCGGTCACTCTCTATAAAGCTACCGGGGACACTGTATATGAAGCCTTTCGAAAAATGACAAAGAACACCCCACGAAAAATTTATCCCGGACATCTACAAATACTAGTTCTCAGTGAAGACTTAGCCAAAGAAGGGATCGCCGAATCATTAGATTTACTATCAAGAGATTGGGAGCTTCGATCAGACTTCTATGTAGTCATTGCGAAACATTTGACTGCATCTGAAGTATTGAATGTGACTACACCTATAGAAAGCATTCCAGCCAATAAAATGTTTAATGCGCTTAAAATATCAGAAAAAAACTGGGCCGGAACAGAAGGCATTATATTAGATGAGCTAGTAACCAATCTCATAAGTGACGGAAAGGAAGCTGTGTTAACAGGGATTCAAGTAATAGGAGACGAAGAAATAGGAAAAAGCAAACAGAATGTTGAATCGATTACTCCTGCCGCACGAATTCAATATGATGATTTAGCTGTGTTTAAAGCAGATAAGCTGGTCGGCTGGTTAACCGAAGAAGAAAGCAGGGGCTACTCAGATATTACCAACTCAGTAAAAAACACCGTCACCTCTATTCCTTGTCCTAAAGAAGGAAAAATCACTATAGATATTCTTAAATATCATTCTAAAATTAAAGGCGCTATCAACAAAGGAGAGCCTGAAGTGAATATTCAAATTGAGGCAGAAGGCAATATAGGAGAAGTACTATGTTCAATTGATCTTTTGAAACCAGAAACCATTCACGAGCTAGAGAAAATTTATAAAAAAGAGGTGAAAGAAATTATTCTACGAACAATAGAAACGGTACAAAATGAATATAAATCAGACATCTTCGGATTTGGTGAAGCCATTCATCGATCCAATCCTAAAGAGTGGAACAAAATGAAAGAACAGTGGGATGAAAAATTTACCGACTTGCCGGTAAATGTACAAATTGATATGAACATTCGCCGAACGGGTACAATAAATAATTCCTTCCTAGATAAGATCAAGGACTAA
- a CDS encoding ABC transporter ATP-binding protein — translation MTYALEIKDLKKVYAGGVEALRGIDLKVEEGDFYALLGPNGAGKSTTIGIVTSLVNKTSGKVNVFGYDMDTQLMQAKLQIGLVPQEFNFSPFETVQQIVVNQAGYYGVSRKEALKRSEKYLKQSDLWEKRNVQAQMLSGGMKRRLMISRALMHEPRLLILDEPTAGVDIELRREMWTFLKELNENGTTIILTTHYLEEAEMLCRNIGIIQKGQLIEDTSMKSLLAKLQYETVILDIESSGRTPMIKGYTSELMDDGSLSVEVARDQGINEVFNQLTEQGIKVLSMRNKSNRLEELFLKLTEETA, via the coding sequence ATGACATACGCATTAGAAATTAAAGATCTAAAAAAAGTCTATGCTGGTGGTGTTGAAGCTTTGCGTGGCATCGATTTGAAAGTGGAAGAAGGAGATTTTTATGCTCTTTTAGGTCCTAACGGTGCCGGCAAATCTACAACTATCGGCATTGTGACGTCTCTCGTCAATAAGACATCAGGAAAAGTGAATGTCTTTGGCTATGATATGGATACGCAGTTAATGCAAGCCAAGCTGCAGATCGGTCTGGTTCCTCAAGAATTCAACTTCAGTCCGTTTGAAACGGTTCAGCAGATTGTAGTGAACCAGGCGGGCTATTACGGTGTGTCTAGGAAAGAGGCGCTAAAGCGTAGCGAAAAATACTTGAAGCAGTCTGATTTGTGGGAGAAACGAAATGTTCAGGCCCAGATGCTTTCTGGAGGGATGAAACGTCGACTGATGATCTCACGTGCTTTGATGCATGAACCGCGCTTACTTATTCTTGATGAGCCTACAGCTGGTGTAGATATTGAATTAAGACGAGAGATGTGGACGTTTCTTAAAGAATTGAATGAAAATGGCACGACGATTATTCTGACAACACATTACTTGGAAGAAGCGGAAATGTTGTGTCGTAATATCGGGATCATTCAAAAAGGGCAGCTAATTGAAGATACTAGTATGAAATCATTGCTCGCTAAGCTTCAGTATGAAACCGTTATTTTAGATATCGAATCTTCAGGACGGACGCCAATGATTAAAGGTTATACTAGTGAACTCATGGACGATGGATCTCTTTCTGTAGAAGTAGCACGTGATCAAGGGATCAATGAAGTGTTTAACCAATTGACAGAACAAGGGATTAAAGTGTTATCTATGCGCAACAAGTCCAATCGATTAGAAGAGTTATTTTTAAAGCTTACGGAAGAAACTGCATAG
- a CDS encoding conserved phage C-terminal domain-containing protein yields MKLLIEEESIPLLPSLVHLVGINGALFMQQVHFRSLISKNVRDGHRWIYKTYDDWTKEFTFWSSNTIRRIIYDLEKKGYLISAHHHNRMKIDNTKWYRIDYTRLPESTFEHGQVTCSEAPSAPGEVKQVHVADLGKPITKELKESLKIKNKDQVEMNLDVAHSVIQYLNDQTGKQFKITSTTTKKFIAGRVKEGYTQEDFMKVIDLKVSQWMNHAEFNRFLRPSTLFSATNFENYINELAVMQKPKKRLLALPVLDFNKGDEHV; encoded by the coding sequence ATGAAATTATTAATTGAAGAAGAGTCCATACCGCTACTACCGTCGCTCGTACACTTAGTAGGAATCAATGGAGCACTATTTATGCAACAAGTACATTTTCGCTCGCTTATATCCAAGAACGTTCGGGACGGCCATAGGTGGATCTATAAAACGTATGATGACTGGACTAAAGAATTTACGTTCTGGTCGTCGAACACGATTAGACGTATTATTTATGATCTTGAAAAAAAGGGCTATCTCATTTCAGCACATCATCACAACCGGATGAAGATCGACAACACAAAATGGTATCGAATCGACTATACTAGATTGCCTGAAAGTACATTCGAACATGGGCAAGTCACTTGCTCAGAAGCGCCAAGTGCGCCTGGTGAAGTTAAGCAAGTCCACGTGGCAGATTTGGGCAAGCCAATAACCAAAGAACTTAAAGAATCTTTAAAAATAAAGAATAAAGACCAAGTCGAGATGAATCTCGACGTCGCACATAGTGTGATTCAGTATTTGAATGATCAAACCGGAAAGCAATTCAAAATCACTTCAACAACTACTAAGAAGTTCATCGCTGGCAGAGTGAAAGAGGGCTATACGCAAGAGGATTTCATGAAAGTCATCGATCTCAAAGTGTCACAGTGGATGAACCATGCTGAATTCAACCGCTTCCTGCGGCCATCGACGTTATTTAGCGCAACGAATTTTGAAAACTATATCAATGAACTAGCTGTAATGCAGAAGCCGAAAAAGCGTTTGCTCGCTCTACCAGTGCTGGATTTCAATAAAGGGGATGAACACGTATGA